The following coding sequences lie in one Streptomyces sp. NBC_00510 genomic window:
- a CDS encoding Fic family protein: MLYPTPSLSRDDERVLASIDEMRSALRDQVRSMPSRQVQRLRTFLTADAVAASNSIEGFKVATVDVEDLIEGERDVEVSEENREETLALHRMMTYIHTLHDSADFTYSKSFLNALHWMLQGHRHTPRKPAGQWRRGPVYVTDARDPSIAAYTAPDAEAVPALMQELVDWLGTDDATHSLVRAAMAHLHLVSIHPWADGNGRMSRSLQTLLIAREGVLAPEFSSIEAWLGRPGNTWEYYRELARRGPQYLPDQDVAGWIRFNLTAYHQQAQTVQGRLTRAGKVWEELADFAQHAGLDERTITALHHVAMAGRVRRSRYESAEGLSLQQAQRDLRDLVTAQVLTPVGRTRARYYTAGDRFPQQALDISATPMTLTDPYTPTG; encoded by the coding sequence ATGCTGTACCCCACGCCTTCCCTCAGCCGTGACGACGAGCGTGTCCTCGCCTCCATCGACGAGATGCGCTCGGCCCTGCGTGACCAGGTGCGTTCCATGCCGTCCCGGCAGGTCCAGCGCCTGCGTACGTTTCTGACCGCCGATGCTGTGGCGGCGTCCAACTCCATCGAGGGTTTCAAGGTCGCCACCGTGGACGTGGAAGACCTGATAGAGGGCGAGCGGGACGTGGAGGTCTCCGAGGAGAACCGGGAGGAGACCCTCGCTCTGCACCGGATGATGACCTACATCCACACGCTGCACGACTCGGCCGACTTCACCTACAGCAAGAGCTTTCTCAACGCCCTGCACTGGATGCTCCAAGGGCACCGCCACACCCCACGCAAACCTGCCGGACAGTGGCGTCGCGGCCCCGTCTACGTCACCGACGCCCGCGACCCGAGTATCGCCGCCTACACCGCCCCCGACGCCGAAGCAGTCCCCGCGCTCATGCAGGAACTGGTCGACTGGCTGGGCACCGATGACGCCACCCACTCCCTGGTCCGGGCCGCCATGGCGCACCTGCATCTGGTGTCCATTCACCCGTGGGCCGACGGCAACGGCCGGATGTCCCGCTCGCTGCAAACCTTGTTGATCGCGCGGGAAGGGGTCTTGGCTCCGGAGTTCTCCTCCATCGAGGCGTGGCTCGGACGGCCGGGCAATACCTGGGAGTACTACCGGGAACTCGCCCGCCGCGGCCCCCAGTACCTGCCCGACCAGGACGTCGCCGGCTGGATCCGCTTCAACCTGACCGCCTATCACCAGCAGGCCCAGACAGTACAGGGCCGGCTGACCCGGGCCGGAAAGGTCTGGGAGGAACTCGCCGACTTCGCCCAGCACGCCGGCCTCGACGAACGCACCATCACCGCCCTCCACCACGTCGCCATGGCGGGACGAGTACGCCGCTCCCGCTACGAAAGCGCCGAAGGCCTCAGCCTGCAACAGGCCCAGCGCGACCTGCGCGACCTGGTCACCGCCCAGGTCCTCACCCCCGTCGGCCGCACCCGAGCCCGCTACTACACCGCCGGCGACCGCTTCCCGCAACAGGCACTGGACATCTCCGCCACCCCCATGACCCTCACCGACCCCTACACCCCCACCGGCTGA
- a CDS encoding winged helix-turn-helix domain-containing protein, protein MEFGPDDEIDADGPVTPYRQLAGILTARIARGDWEPNRAIPSEQRLVQEYGLARSTVRRAIAVLAADGLVFTVPQRGTFVTPPQ, encoded by the coding sequence ATGGAGTTTGGTCCTGACGATGAGATCGACGCCGACGGCCCGGTAACCCCCTACCGGCAACTGGCCGGGATCCTCACGGCCCGCATCGCCCGCGGCGACTGGGAACCCAACCGCGCCATCCCCTCCGAGCAACGCCTGGTACAGGAGTACGGACTCGCCCGCTCCACCGTGCGCCGCGCCATCGCCGTCCTGGCAGCCGACGGACTGGTCTTCACCGTGCCCCAACGCGGCACCTTCGTCACCCCACCGCAGTAA
- a CDS encoding Uma2 family endonuclease, translating into MSVAAADHYGPWTVDDVLALPEDPRNRIELVGGALMMSPAPGLAHQWASHRLHVLLEQAAETAKAPVLVFDAINVLVPDGLMIPDLAVVDEGVDLSGVTVHAQDVIAVVEIASPSTRVADRKMKPALYAAAGIEHYWRLELEPAPRLYLGHLEHGAYADRLVPAGQTTAVTEPFPLDIDPAHLVKR; encoded by the coding sequence GTGAGCGTTGCCGCCGCTGACCATTACGGGCCGTGGACCGTGGACGATGTCCTGGCCCTGCCCGAGGACCCGCGGAACCGGATCGAGCTGGTCGGGGGCGCGCTGATGATGAGCCCCGCGCCAGGCCTTGCGCATCAGTGGGCCTCCCACCGCCTTCACGTGCTGCTGGAACAGGCCGCTGAGACCGCGAAAGCGCCGGTGCTGGTCTTCGACGCCATCAACGTTCTCGTACCGGACGGCCTGATGATCCCGGACCTGGCCGTCGTGGACGAGGGCGTGGACCTGTCCGGTGTGACCGTGCATGCCCAGGACGTCATCGCCGTCGTGGAGATCGCCTCTCCCTCCACCCGCGTCGCGGACCGGAAGATGAAGCCCGCTCTGTATGCGGCAGCGGGTATCGAGCACTACTGGCGCCTGGAACTGGAGCCCGCTCCGCGGCTGTACCTCGGGCACCTTGAGCACGGCGCCTACGCCGACCGGCTGGTCCCAGCCGGCCAGACCACGGCGGTCACCGAGCCGTTCCCCCTGGACATCGACCCCGCCCACCTGGTGAAGCGGTAA